In Phycodurus eques isolate BA_2022a chromosome 10, UOR_Pequ_1.1, whole genome shotgun sequence, a genomic segment contains:
- the slmapa gene encoding sarcolemma associated protein a isoform X8, which yields MPSALAVFACRPNSHPFQERHVYLDEPVKIGRSVARCRPAPNNATFDCKVLSRNHALVWFDHKTGKFYLQDTKSSNGTFINSQRLSRGSEESPPCEVLSGDIIQFGVDVTENTRKVTHGCIVSTIKLFLPDGMEGRRRSDVIQAPLPLPVDKVAANTPSMYSQELFQLSQYLQEALHREQMLEQKLATLQRLLTSTQEASESSWQALIDEDRLLSRLEVMGSQLQAYSKSQTEDGIRKELLALQEDKHNYETTAKESLRRVLQEKIEVVRKLSEVERTLGNTEDECTHLKEMSERGQEELRELANKYNAAVNEIKELTDKIKAAEGRQEELTQRGASEKRELELRIEEMEEKEQVLQARIEALQADNDFTNERLAALQAVKQLKEAVSSSIHKLANFDDAHLQNNQTAGDDILTSPDRLKGNQMDAKESDMSDTLSPSKDRSSDDTSDGNMDDQDLNEPLNRVSLLKAELHRAGLEPGDTEQVIHHLHRELLEAQELANTGKQKCLELQGDSLGKIRNSPDNLYCSAFKMMPCVSVALLEEERRSNSQQTEESTRQIQYLQTQLGKLQADMEALREQRENTICSTREDLYSAQEEILVLRHAVEAATAERERDIAALQQDLGAVRCELERWRSTAAKYEEEIGRLQEDFAQQQLQRDNTSQLQVECAALQQRCASLQQDCDGLREEKTTLTDKLHRLEAELCSTRAQSLFLSSSLESLEKRDEVLRGKLGSLENRHLQDESRMKIQLDRAQDRTHTLQKEYEDTQSQLSDLRQRYERTEQEKTNIHQELEQCRSNLKLLQDKNTSGGWSPWVPVVAAMVAVTAAVIYPNLSKSGSA from the exons ATGCCTTCAGCGCTGGCTGTGTTCGCCTGCCGACCCAACTCGCACCCATTCCAGGAGAGGCATGTGTACCTGGACGAGCCCGTCAAGATCGGCCGGTCGGTGGCTCGCTGCCGGCCGGCCCCGAACAACGCCACCTTCGACTGCAAGGTGCTGTCCAGGAACCACGCCCTGGTCTGGTTTGACCACAAGACTGGCAAG TTCTACCTGCAGGACACTAAAAGCAGCAATGGCACCTTCATCAACAGCCAACGGTTGAGTCGGGGCTCGGAGGAGAGCCCGCCCTGCGAGGTCCTCTCGGGAGACATCATCCAGTTTGGCGTGGACGTGACGGAGAACACACGCAAAG TCACACATGGCTGCATCGTGTCAACAATCAAACTCTTCCTGCCTGACGGGATGGAGGGACGCCGACGAAGCGA TGTCATCCAGGCTCCGCTGCCGCTGCCTGTAGACAAG GTTGCAGCCAACACTCCCAGCATGTATTCTCAGGAACTGTTCCAGCTCTCCCAGTATCTGCAG GAGGCCTTACACAGAGAGCAGATGCTGGAGCAGAAGCTCGCCACGCTGCAACGTCTGCTCACCTCCACTCAGGAGGCCTCAGAGAGCAGCTGGCAG GCTCTGATTGACGAAGACCGTCTGCTGTCCAGACTGGAGGTGATGGGCAGTCAGCTGCAGGCCTACTCCAAG TCTCAGACGGAGGATGGCATTCGTAAGGAGCTGCTGGCCCTGCAGGAGGACAAACACAACTACGAGACCACGGCCAAGGAGTCTCTCCGGAGGGTCCTGCAGGAGAAGATCGAGGTGGTCAGGAAGCTGtcggaggtggag CGCACGCTCGGCAACACTGAGGACGAGTGCACGCACCTGAAGGAAATGTCCGAGCGGGGCCAAGAAGAGCTGAGGGAGCTGGCCAACAAGTACAATGCTGCTGTCAATGAGATCAAAGAGCTCACTGACAAAATCAAG GCAGCGGAGGGCCGTCAAGAGGAGCTGACCCAGCGGGGAGCGTCGGAGAAGAGGGAGCTGGAGCTGCGCATCGAGGAGATGGAGGAGAAGGAGCAGGTTCTCCAGGCTCGCATCGAGGCGCTGCAAGCTGACAACGACTTCACCAACGAGAGGCTCGCTGCTCTGCAGG CAGTGAAGCAGCTGAAGGAAGCTGTCAGTTCGTCTATCCACAAACTGGCAAACTTTGATG ATGCCCACCTACAGAACAACCAGACAGCAGGAGACGACATCCTGACCAGCCCGGATCGACTCAAAG GAAACCAGATGGATGCCAAAGAGTCGGACATGTCGGATACGCTGAGTCCCAGCAAAGACCGCAGCAGTGATGACACATCAG ACGGCAACATGGACGACCAGGACCTCAACGAACCGCTCAACAGAGTATCTCTGCTCAAAG ccGAGTTGCATCGGGCTGGCTTGGAGCCCGGCGACACGGAGCAGGTCATCCACCACCTGCACAGGGAGCTTCTGGAGGCCCAGGAATTAGCCAACACCGGCAAGCAGAAGTGTCTGGAGCTTCAAGGTGACTCACTGGGAAAAATAAGAAATAGTCCCGATAATCTGTATTGTAGCGCATTCAAAATGATGCCGTGTGTGTCTGTAGCTCTGCTGGAGGAGGAGAGGCGGAGTAACTCTCAGCAGACTGAGGAGTCGACGAGACAGATCCAGTACCTGCAGA CTCAACTTGGGAAGCTGCAGGCCGACATGGAGGCTCTGAGGGAGCAGAGGGAGAACACCATCTGTAGCACAAGAGAGGACCTCTACTCCGCCCAGGAGGAG ATCCTCGTCCTGCGGCACGCCGTGGAGGCGGCCACGGCCGAGCGGGAGCGCGACATCGCCGCCCTGCAGCAGGACCTGGGCGCCGTGCGCTGCGAGCTGGAGCGCTGGAGGAGCACGGCCGCCAAGTACGAGGAGGAGATCGGCCGTCTGCAGGAGGACTTTGcgcagcagcagctgcagcgCGACAACACCAGTCAGCTGCAGG TGGAATGTGCGGCATTGCAGCAGCGGTGTGCGTCTTTGCAGCAGGACTGTGACGGCCTGAGGGAGGAGAAGACAACTCTCACGGACAAGCTGCACCGCCTGGAGGCCGAGCTGTGCAG CACAAGGGCTCAGAGTCTGTTCCTCAGCAGCAGTCTGGAGTCCCTGGAGAAGCGGGACGAGGTTCTGCGGGGAAAGCTGGGCTCGCTGGAGAACCGGCACCTGCAGGACGAGAGCCGGATGAAGATCCAGCTGGACCGGGCCCAGGACCGCACGCACACTCTGCAGAAAGAG
- the slmapa gene encoding sarcolemma associated protein a isoform X1 produces MPSALAVFACRPNSHPFQERHVYLDEPVKIGRSVARCRPAPNNATFDCKVLSRNHALVWFDHKTGKFYLQDTKSSNGTFINSQRLSRGSEESPPCEVLSGDIIQFGVDVTENTRKVTHGCIVSTIKLFLPDGMEGRRRSDVIQAPLPLPVDKVAANTPSMYSQELFQLSQYLQEALHREQMLEQKLATLQRLLTSTQEASESSWQALIDEDRLLSRLEVMGSQLQAYSKSQTEDGIRKELLALQEDKHNYETTAKESLRRVLQEKIEVVRKLSEVERTLGNTEDECTHLKEMSERGQEELRELANKYNAAVNEIKELTDKIKAAEGRQEELTQRGASEKRELELRIEEMEEKEQVLQARIEALQADNDFTNERLAALQVRLEQLQEKSVKENSSLDEDEASLRAAAAEERPVEDAPNPRPPRSCVEEEDEDDEDTDTDDGAAGDLDDNFHVNNSGGDTTRIQQLIECPPVKQLKEAVSSSIHKLANFDDAHLQNNQTAGDDILTSPDRLKGNQMDAKESDMSDTLSPSKDRSSDDTSDGNMDDQDLNEPLNRVSLLKAELHRAGLEPGDTEQVIHHLHRELLEAQELANTGKQKCLELQGDSLGKIRNSPDNLYCSAFKMMPCVSVALLEEERRSNSQQTEESTRQIQYLQTQLGKLQADMEALREQRENTICSTREDLYSAQEEILVLRHAVEAATAERERDIAALQQDLGAVRCELERWRSTAAKYEEEIGRLQEDFAQQQLQRDNTSQLQVECAALQQRCASLQQDCDGLREEKTTLTDKLHRLEAELCSTRAQSLFLSSSLESLEKRDEVLRGKLGSLENRHLQDESRMKIQLDRAQDRTHTLQKEYEDTQSQLSDLRQRYERTEQEKTNIHQELEQCRSNLKLLQDKNTSGGWSPWVPVVAAMVAVTAAVIYPNLSKSGSA; encoded by the exons ATGCCTTCAGCGCTGGCTGTGTTCGCCTGCCGACCCAACTCGCACCCATTCCAGGAGAGGCATGTGTACCTGGACGAGCCCGTCAAGATCGGCCGGTCGGTGGCTCGCTGCCGGCCGGCCCCGAACAACGCCACCTTCGACTGCAAGGTGCTGTCCAGGAACCACGCCCTGGTCTGGTTTGACCACAAGACTGGCAAG TTCTACCTGCAGGACACTAAAAGCAGCAATGGCACCTTCATCAACAGCCAACGGTTGAGTCGGGGCTCGGAGGAGAGCCCGCCCTGCGAGGTCCTCTCGGGAGACATCATCCAGTTTGGCGTGGACGTGACGGAGAACACACGCAAAG TCACACATGGCTGCATCGTGTCAACAATCAAACTCTTCCTGCCTGACGGGATGGAGGGACGCCGACGAAGCGA TGTCATCCAGGCTCCGCTGCCGCTGCCTGTAGACAAG GTTGCAGCCAACACTCCCAGCATGTATTCTCAGGAACTGTTCCAGCTCTCCCAGTATCTGCAG GAGGCCTTACACAGAGAGCAGATGCTGGAGCAGAAGCTCGCCACGCTGCAACGTCTGCTCACCTCCACTCAGGAGGCCTCAGAGAGCAGCTGGCAG GCTCTGATTGACGAAGACCGTCTGCTGTCCAGACTGGAGGTGATGGGCAGTCAGCTGCAGGCCTACTCCAAG TCTCAGACGGAGGATGGCATTCGTAAGGAGCTGCTGGCCCTGCAGGAGGACAAACACAACTACGAGACCACGGCCAAGGAGTCTCTCCGGAGGGTCCTGCAGGAGAAGATCGAGGTGGTCAGGAAGCTGtcggaggtggag CGCACGCTCGGCAACACTGAGGACGAGTGCACGCACCTGAAGGAAATGTCCGAGCGGGGCCAAGAAGAGCTGAGGGAGCTGGCCAACAAGTACAATGCTGCTGTCAATGAGATCAAAGAGCTCACTGACAAAATCAAG GCAGCGGAGGGCCGTCAAGAGGAGCTGACCCAGCGGGGAGCGTCGGAGAAGAGGGAGCTGGAGCTGCGCATCGAGGAGATGGAGGAGAAGGAGCAGGTTCTCCAGGCTCGCATCGAGGCGCTGCAAGCTGACAACGACTTCACCAACGAGAGGCTCGCTGCTCTGCAGG TGCGCTTAGAGCAGCTCCAGGAGAAAAGCGTTAAGGAAAACAGCAGCCTGG ATGAAGACGAGGCCTCCCTCAGAGCGGCGGCGGCCGAGGAGCGGCCCGTCGAGGACGCGCCGAACCCGCGGCCCCCGCGGAGCTGcgtggaagaggaggatgaggacgaTGAGGATACGGATACTGACGATGGTGCAGCTGGAGATTTGGATG ACAACTTTCACGTTAACAACAGCGGAGGAGACACCACTCGAATCCAACAGTTGATCGAGTGTCCGC CAGTGAAGCAGCTGAAGGAAGCTGTCAGTTCGTCTATCCACAAACTGGCAAACTTTGATG ATGCCCACCTACAGAACAACCAGACAGCAGGAGACGACATCCTGACCAGCCCGGATCGACTCAAAG GAAACCAGATGGATGCCAAAGAGTCGGACATGTCGGATACGCTGAGTCCCAGCAAAGACCGCAGCAGTGATGACACATCAG ACGGCAACATGGACGACCAGGACCTCAACGAACCGCTCAACAGAGTATCTCTGCTCAAAG ccGAGTTGCATCGGGCTGGCTTGGAGCCCGGCGACACGGAGCAGGTCATCCACCACCTGCACAGGGAGCTTCTGGAGGCCCAGGAATTAGCCAACACCGGCAAGCAGAAGTGTCTGGAGCTTCAAGGTGACTCACTGGGAAAAATAAGAAATAGTCCCGATAATCTGTATTGTAGCGCATTCAAAATGATGCCGTGTGTGTCTGTAGCTCTGCTGGAGGAGGAGAGGCGGAGTAACTCTCAGCAGACTGAGGAGTCGACGAGACAGATCCAGTACCTGCAGA CTCAACTTGGGAAGCTGCAGGCCGACATGGAGGCTCTGAGGGAGCAGAGGGAGAACACCATCTGTAGCACAAGAGAGGACCTCTACTCCGCCCAGGAGGAG ATCCTCGTCCTGCGGCACGCCGTGGAGGCGGCCACGGCCGAGCGGGAGCGCGACATCGCCGCCCTGCAGCAGGACCTGGGCGCCGTGCGCTGCGAGCTGGAGCGCTGGAGGAGCACGGCCGCCAAGTACGAGGAGGAGATCGGCCGTCTGCAGGAGGACTTTGcgcagcagcagctgcagcgCGACAACACCAGTCAGCTGCAGG TGGAATGTGCGGCATTGCAGCAGCGGTGTGCGTCTTTGCAGCAGGACTGTGACGGCCTGAGGGAGGAGAAGACAACTCTCACGGACAAGCTGCACCGCCTGGAGGCCGAGCTGTGCAG CACAAGGGCTCAGAGTCTGTTCCTCAGCAGCAGTCTGGAGTCCCTGGAGAAGCGGGACGAGGTTCTGCGGGGAAAGCTGGGCTCGCTGGAGAACCGGCACCTGCAGGACGAGAGCCGGATGAAGATCCAGCTGGACCGGGCCCAGGACCGCACGCACACTCTGCAGAAAGAG
- the slmapa gene encoding sarcolemma associated protein a isoform X3, with protein MPSALAVFACRPNSHPFQERHVYLDEPVKIGRSVARCRPAPNNATFDCKVLSRNHALVWFDHKTGKFYLQDTKSSNGTFINSQRLSRGSEESPPCEVLSGDIIQFGVDVTENTRKVTHGCIVSTIKLFLPDGMEGRRRSDVIQAPLPLPVDKVAANTPSMYSQELFQLSQYLQEALHREQMLEQKLATLQRLLTSTQEASESSWQALIDEDRLLSRLEVMGSQLQAYSKSQTEDGIRKELLALQEDKHNYETTAKESLRRVLQEKIEVVRKLSEVERTLGNTEDECTHLKEMSERGQEELRELANKYNAAVNEIKELTDKIKAAEGRQEELTQRGASEKRELELRIEEMEEKEQVLQARIEALQADNDFTNERLAALQVRLEQLQEKSVKENSSLDEDEASLRAAAAEERPVEDAPNPRPPRSCVEEEDEDDEDTDTDDGAAGDLDAVKQLKEAVSSSIHKLANFDDAHLQNNQTAGDDILTSPDRLKGNQMDAKESDMSDTLSPSKDRSSDDTSDGNMDDQDLNEPLNRVSLLKAELHRAGLEPGDTEQVIHHLHRELLEAQELANTGKQKCLELQGDSLGKIRNSPDNLYCSAFKMMPCVSVALLEEERRSNSQQTEESTRQIQYLQTQLGKLQADMEALREQRENTICSTREDLYSAQEEILVLRHAVEAATAERERDIAALQQDLGAVRCELERWRSTAAKYEEEIGRLQEDFAQQQLQRDNTSQLQVECAALQQRCASLQQDCDGLREEKTTLTDKLHRLEAELCSTRAQSLFLSSSLESLEKRDEVLRGKLGSLENRHLQDESRMKIQLDRAQDRTHTLQKEYEDTQSQLSDLRQRYERTEQEKTNIHQELEQCRSNLKLLQDKNTSGGWSPWVPVVAAMVAVTAAVIYPNLSKSGSA; from the exons ATGCCTTCAGCGCTGGCTGTGTTCGCCTGCCGACCCAACTCGCACCCATTCCAGGAGAGGCATGTGTACCTGGACGAGCCCGTCAAGATCGGCCGGTCGGTGGCTCGCTGCCGGCCGGCCCCGAACAACGCCACCTTCGACTGCAAGGTGCTGTCCAGGAACCACGCCCTGGTCTGGTTTGACCACAAGACTGGCAAG TTCTACCTGCAGGACACTAAAAGCAGCAATGGCACCTTCATCAACAGCCAACGGTTGAGTCGGGGCTCGGAGGAGAGCCCGCCCTGCGAGGTCCTCTCGGGAGACATCATCCAGTTTGGCGTGGACGTGACGGAGAACACACGCAAAG TCACACATGGCTGCATCGTGTCAACAATCAAACTCTTCCTGCCTGACGGGATGGAGGGACGCCGACGAAGCGA TGTCATCCAGGCTCCGCTGCCGCTGCCTGTAGACAAG GTTGCAGCCAACACTCCCAGCATGTATTCTCAGGAACTGTTCCAGCTCTCCCAGTATCTGCAG GAGGCCTTACACAGAGAGCAGATGCTGGAGCAGAAGCTCGCCACGCTGCAACGTCTGCTCACCTCCACTCAGGAGGCCTCAGAGAGCAGCTGGCAG GCTCTGATTGACGAAGACCGTCTGCTGTCCAGACTGGAGGTGATGGGCAGTCAGCTGCAGGCCTACTCCAAG TCTCAGACGGAGGATGGCATTCGTAAGGAGCTGCTGGCCCTGCAGGAGGACAAACACAACTACGAGACCACGGCCAAGGAGTCTCTCCGGAGGGTCCTGCAGGAGAAGATCGAGGTGGTCAGGAAGCTGtcggaggtggag CGCACGCTCGGCAACACTGAGGACGAGTGCACGCACCTGAAGGAAATGTCCGAGCGGGGCCAAGAAGAGCTGAGGGAGCTGGCCAACAAGTACAATGCTGCTGTCAATGAGATCAAAGAGCTCACTGACAAAATCAAG GCAGCGGAGGGCCGTCAAGAGGAGCTGACCCAGCGGGGAGCGTCGGAGAAGAGGGAGCTGGAGCTGCGCATCGAGGAGATGGAGGAGAAGGAGCAGGTTCTCCAGGCTCGCATCGAGGCGCTGCAAGCTGACAACGACTTCACCAACGAGAGGCTCGCTGCTCTGCAGG TGCGCTTAGAGCAGCTCCAGGAGAAAAGCGTTAAGGAAAACAGCAGCCTGG ATGAAGACGAGGCCTCCCTCAGAGCGGCGGCGGCCGAGGAGCGGCCCGTCGAGGACGCGCCGAACCCGCGGCCCCCGCGGAGCTGcgtggaagaggaggatgaggacgaTGAGGATACGGATACTGACGATGGTGCAGCTGGAGATTTGGATG CAGTGAAGCAGCTGAAGGAAGCTGTCAGTTCGTCTATCCACAAACTGGCAAACTTTGATG ATGCCCACCTACAGAACAACCAGACAGCAGGAGACGACATCCTGACCAGCCCGGATCGACTCAAAG GAAACCAGATGGATGCCAAAGAGTCGGACATGTCGGATACGCTGAGTCCCAGCAAAGACCGCAGCAGTGATGACACATCAG ACGGCAACATGGACGACCAGGACCTCAACGAACCGCTCAACAGAGTATCTCTGCTCAAAG ccGAGTTGCATCGGGCTGGCTTGGAGCCCGGCGACACGGAGCAGGTCATCCACCACCTGCACAGGGAGCTTCTGGAGGCCCAGGAATTAGCCAACACCGGCAAGCAGAAGTGTCTGGAGCTTCAAGGTGACTCACTGGGAAAAATAAGAAATAGTCCCGATAATCTGTATTGTAGCGCATTCAAAATGATGCCGTGTGTGTCTGTAGCTCTGCTGGAGGAGGAGAGGCGGAGTAACTCTCAGCAGACTGAGGAGTCGACGAGACAGATCCAGTACCTGCAGA CTCAACTTGGGAAGCTGCAGGCCGACATGGAGGCTCTGAGGGAGCAGAGGGAGAACACCATCTGTAGCACAAGAGAGGACCTCTACTCCGCCCAGGAGGAG ATCCTCGTCCTGCGGCACGCCGTGGAGGCGGCCACGGCCGAGCGGGAGCGCGACATCGCCGCCCTGCAGCAGGACCTGGGCGCCGTGCGCTGCGAGCTGGAGCGCTGGAGGAGCACGGCCGCCAAGTACGAGGAGGAGATCGGCCGTCTGCAGGAGGACTTTGcgcagcagcagctgcagcgCGACAACACCAGTCAGCTGCAGG TGGAATGTGCGGCATTGCAGCAGCGGTGTGCGTCTTTGCAGCAGGACTGTGACGGCCTGAGGGAGGAGAAGACAACTCTCACGGACAAGCTGCACCGCCTGGAGGCCGAGCTGTGCAG CACAAGGGCTCAGAGTCTGTTCCTCAGCAGCAGTCTGGAGTCCCTGGAGAAGCGGGACGAGGTTCTGCGGGGAAAGCTGGGCTCGCTGGAGAACCGGCACCTGCAGGACGAGAGCCGGATGAAGATCCAGCTGGACCGGGCCCAGGACCGCACGCACACTCTGCAGAAAGAG
- the slmapa gene encoding sarcolemma associated protein a isoform X6, protein MPSALAVFACRPNSHPFQERHVYLDEPVKIGRSVARCRPAPNNATFDCKVLSRNHALVWFDHKTGKFYLQDTKSSNGTFINSQRLSRGSEESPPCEVLSGDIIQFGVDVTENTRKVTHGCIVSTIKLFLPDGMEGRRRSDVIQAPLPLPVDKVAANTPSMYSQELFQLSQYLQEALHREQMLEQKLATLQRLLTSTQEASESSWQALIDEDRLLSRLEVMGSQLQAYSKSQTEDGIRKELLALQEDKHNYETTAKESLRRVLQEKIEVVRKLSEVERTLGNTEDECTHLKEMSERGQEELRELANKYNAAVNEIKELTDKIKAAEGRQEELTQRGASEKRELELRIEEMEEKEQVLQARIEALQADNDFTNERLAALQVRLEQLQEKSVKENSSLDNFHVNNSGGDTTRIQQLIECPPVKQLKEAVSSSIHKLANFDDAHLQNNQTAGDDILTSPDRLKGNQMDAKESDMSDTLSPSKDRSSDDTSDGNMDDQDLNEPLNRVSLLKAELHRAGLEPGDTEQVIHHLHRELLEAQELANTGKQKCLELQGDSLGKIRNSPDNLYCSAFKMMPCVSVALLEEERRSNSQQTEESTRQIQYLQTQLGKLQADMEALREQRENTICSTREDLYSAQEEILVLRHAVEAATAERERDIAALQQDLGAVRCELERWRSTAAKYEEEIGRLQEDFAQQQLQRDNTSQLQVECAALQQRCASLQQDCDGLREEKTTLTDKLHRLEAELCSTRAQSLFLSSSLESLEKRDEVLRGKLGSLENRHLQDESRMKIQLDRAQDRTHTLQKEYEDTQSQLSDLRQRYERTEQEKTNIHQELEQCRSNLKLLQDKNTSGGWSPWVPVVAAMVAVTAAVIYPNLSKSGSA, encoded by the exons ATGCCTTCAGCGCTGGCTGTGTTCGCCTGCCGACCCAACTCGCACCCATTCCAGGAGAGGCATGTGTACCTGGACGAGCCCGTCAAGATCGGCCGGTCGGTGGCTCGCTGCCGGCCGGCCCCGAACAACGCCACCTTCGACTGCAAGGTGCTGTCCAGGAACCACGCCCTGGTCTGGTTTGACCACAAGACTGGCAAG TTCTACCTGCAGGACACTAAAAGCAGCAATGGCACCTTCATCAACAGCCAACGGTTGAGTCGGGGCTCGGAGGAGAGCCCGCCCTGCGAGGTCCTCTCGGGAGACATCATCCAGTTTGGCGTGGACGTGACGGAGAACACACGCAAAG TCACACATGGCTGCATCGTGTCAACAATCAAACTCTTCCTGCCTGACGGGATGGAGGGACGCCGACGAAGCGA TGTCATCCAGGCTCCGCTGCCGCTGCCTGTAGACAAG GTTGCAGCCAACACTCCCAGCATGTATTCTCAGGAACTGTTCCAGCTCTCCCAGTATCTGCAG GAGGCCTTACACAGAGAGCAGATGCTGGAGCAGAAGCTCGCCACGCTGCAACGTCTGCTCACCTCCACTCAGGAGGCCTCAGAGAGCAGCTGGCAG GCTCTGATTGACGAAGACCGTCTGCTGTCCAGACTGGAGGTGATGGGCAGTCAGCTGCAGGCCTACTCCAAG TCTCAGACGGAGGATGGCATTCGTAAGGAGCTGCTGGCCCTGCAGGAGGACAAACACAACTACGAGACCACGGCCAAGGAGTCTCTCCGGAGGGTCCTGCAGGAGAAGATCGAGGTGGTCAGGAAGCTGtcggaggtggag CGCACGCTCGGCAACACTGAGGACGAGTGCACGCACCTGAAGGAAATGTCCGAGCGGGGCCAAGAAGAGCTGAGGGAGCTGGCCAACAAGTACAATGCTGCTGTCAATGAGATCAAAGAGCTCACTGACAAAATCAAG GCAGCGGAGGGCCGTCAAGAGGAGCTGACCCAGCGGGGAGCGTCGGAGAAGAGGGAGCTGGAGCTGCGCATCGAGGAGATGGAGGAGAAGGAGCAGGTTCTCCAGGCTCGCATCGAGGCGCTGCAAGCTGACAACGACTTCACCAACGAGAGGCTCGCTGCTCTGCAGG TGCGCTTAGAGCAGCTCCAGGAGAAAAGCGTTAAGGAAAACAGCAGCCTGG ACAACTTTCACGTTAACAACAGCGGAGGAGACACCACTCGAATCCAACAGTTGATCGAGTGTCCGC CAGTGAAGCAGCTGAAGGAAGCTGTCAGTTCGTCTATCCACAAACTGGCAAACTTTGATG ATGCCCACCTACAGAACAACCAGACAGCAGGAGACGACATCCTGACCAGCCCGGATCGACTCAAAG GAAACCAGATGGATGCCAAAGAGTCGGACATGTCGGATACGCTGAGTCCCAGCAAAGACCGCAGCAGTGATGACACATCAG ACGGCAACATGGACGACCAGGACCTCAACGAACCGCTCAACAGAGTATCTCTGCTCAAAG ccGAGTTGCATCGGGCTGGCTTGGAGCCCGGCGACACGGAGCAGGTCATCCACCACCTGCACAGGGAGCTTCTGGAGGCCCAGGAATTAGCCAACACCGGCAAGCAGAAGTGTCTGGAGCTTCAAGGTGACTCACTGGGAAAAATAAGAAATAGTCCCGATAATCTGTATTGTAGCGCATTCAAAATGATGCCGTGTGTGTCTGTAGCTCTGCTGGAGGAGGAGAGGCGGAGTAACTCTCAGCAGACTGAGGAGTCGACGAGACAGATCCAGTACCTGCAGA CTCAACTTGGGAAGCTGCAGGCCGACATGGAGGCTCTGAGGGAGCAGAGGGAGAACACCATCTGTAGCACAAGAGAGGACCTCTACTCCGCCCAGGAGGAG ATCCTCGTCCTGCGGCACGCCGTGGAGGCGGCCACGGCCGAGCGGGAGCGCGACATCGCCGCCCTGCAGCAGGACCTGGGCGCCGTGCGCTGCGAGCTGGAGCGCTGGAGGAGCACGGCCGCCAAGTACGAGGAGGAGATCGGCCGTCTGCAGGAGGACTTTGcgcagcagcagctgcagcgCGACAACACCAGTCAGCTGCAGG TGGAATGTGCGGCATTGCAGCAGCGGTGTGCGTCTTTGCAGCAGGACTGTGACGGCCTGAGGGAGGAGAAGACAACTCTCACGGACAAGCTGCACCGCCTGGAGGCCGAGCTGTGCAG CACAAGGGCTCAGAGTCTGTTCCTCAGCAGCAGTCTGGAGTCCCTGGAGAAGCGGGACGAGGTTCTGCGGGGAAAGCTGGGCTCGCTGGAGAACCGGCACCTGCAGGACGAGAGCCGGATGAAGATCCAGCTGGACCGGGCCCAGGACCGCACGCACACTCTGCAGAAAGAG